In one window of Tenacibaculum mesophilum DNA:
- a CDS encoding DUF4292 domain-containing protein produces MKYTTLLLILFLGLTSCKSTKNVTGDVVIKELSARKVAKKHIASNFDKKTVDARLKVNYKNNKESLGFSVRMKIKKDEVIWLKGTKIISIFKAKITPTKVQFYSPYEKSYFDGDFMMLKKLLGTDINFKQLQSMLLGEALMDVKSERQEVQIQEKSYQLSPKKQPTLFDLFFYVNPKHFKLNKQLIVNSLKDQRLDISYPKYHKKNTTFFPEKINIRAKEKNKFTIIDITTRSVEYNTKLNVSFNIPNGYKEIQL; encoded by the coding sequence ATGAAATACACCACTTTATTACTTATATTATTTTTAGGTTTAACTTCATGTAAATCTACCAAAAACGTTACTGGTGATGTCGTTATTAAAGAATTATCGGCACGCAAAGTAGCTAAAAAACACATTGCCTCAAATTTTGACAAAAAAACGGTAGATGCTCGTTTAAAAGTTAATTACAAAAACAATAAAGAAAGTTTAGGCTTTTCAGTAAGAATGAAGATTAAAAAAGACGAAGTTATTTGGTTAAAAGGAACCAAAATCATCTCTATTTTTAAAGCTAAAATCACTCCTACCAAAGTGCAATTTTACTCTCCATATGAAAAAAGCTACTTTGATGGAGATTTTATGATGCTAAAAAAACTATTAGGAACCGATATTAATTTTAAACAGTTACAAAGCATGTTATTAGGTGAGGCGTTGATGGATGTAAAATCTGAACGTCAAGAAGTTCAAATTCAAGAAAAATCATATCAATTGTCTCCTAAAAAACAACCTACTTTATTCGACTTATTTTTTTATGTAAACCCTAAACACTTTAAACTAAACAAGCAATTAATAGTAAACTCGTTAAAAGACCAACGTTTAGACATTAGTTATCCAAAATATCATAAGAAAAACACTACCTTTTTTCCTGAAAAAATTAACATAAGAGCTAAAGAAAAAAATAAGTTTACTATTATTGATATTACAACTCGTTCAGTAGAATATAACACTAAGTTAAATGTAAGTTTTAATATCCCTAACGGTTATAAAGAAATTCAATTATAA
- a CDS encoding tetratricopeptide repeat protein gives MIIQNLHKNSIEKRREKREKKFFSKAILSFFFLFFSYFLNAQDSIPASINIAEKNNIEFQQYFFKALSNKAIFNYQKAIQNLEECNRILPNNKAVLFELSKNYEKLGRNPEALSYIDLALETEPNNVWMLEHKVFILRKLADFEDAIITQQKIATTNPKKKQLLVFLHLQNKDVTSAKKVLTELKEAKLLNARLRSIERKINARKTTEAQPKKITENLDPKSLFEKEKSYTNLKTLLDKLAANNDTDLLKYSEQGLVLFPAQPFVYLMNGKAFNNNKDYKKAIETLQNGIDFVIDNNEIEAKFYLEISKAYQGLNDVKKANSYKNKAEKILK, from the coding sequence ACATAAAAACTCAATAGAAAAGAGAAGAGAGAAAAGAGAAAAAAAGTTTTTTTCTAAAGCAATACTGTCTTTTTTCTTTCTCTTCTTTTCATACTTTCTAAACGCTCAAGATAGCATTCCAGCATCAATTAACATTGCTGAAAAAAACAATATTGAATTTCAACAATATTTTTTTAAAGCGCTTTCAAACAAAGCTATTTTTAATTACCAAAAAGCTATACAAAATTTAGAAGAGTGTAACAGAATACTTCCAAATAATAAAGCTGTTTTATTTGAACTTTCTAAAAACTATGAAAAATTAGGTAGAAATCCTGAAGCTCTATCTTACATTGATTTAGCTTTAGAAACAGAACCTAATAATGTTTGGATGCTTGAACACAAAGTGTTTATTTTAAGAAAGTTAGCTGATTTTGAGGACGCTATTATTACGCAACAAAAAATAGCTACAACAAACCCAAAGAAAAAACAGTTACTTGTTTTCTTACATCTCCAAAACAAAGATGTTACCTCTGCTAAAAAAGTATTAACAGAGTTAAAAGAAGCTAAATTATTAAATGCCAGACTTCGCTCTATTGAAAGAAAAATAAATGCTCGAAAAACAACCGAGGCACAACCAAAAAAAATCACTGAAAACCTTGATCCAAAATCACTTTTTGAGAAAGAAAAATCTTATACCAATTTAAAAACGTTACTAGATAAGTTGGCCGCAAACAATGATACTGACTTATTAAAATACAGTGAACAAGGTTTAGTTCTTTTTCCTGCGCAACCTTTTGTATATTTAATGAACGGAAAAGCGTTTAATAACAATAAAGATTATAAAAAAGCAATAGAAACCTTACAGAACGGCATTGATTTTGTTATTGACAATAATGAAATAGAAGCTAAATTTTACTTAGAAATATCTAAAGCTTACCAAGGATTGAATGATGTTAAAAAAGCCAATTCTTATAAAAACAAAGCTGAAAAGATTTTAAAATAG